The Capsicum annuum cultivar UCD-10X-F1 chromosome 1, UCD10Xv1.1, whole genome shotgun sequence sequence CCCTATTGGTATAACTCCCTTGATGGAATGCCTTCCCTCGGTAAGTGGTTGGAAGGCGAGAGGTCCTACGAGCTTGCAATGTCCCTTTCTCTCGTTGTGTGTTCCTACTTGTGAATACATCTTAGATGAGAATTGTGTCTTTGGTGCCTTTCTTCACTACCTACAtgcatatgatgatattcatgatgttaTTGGATATACATCGTATGAGAGGCGTAGTCTCAGTTTTTGTCCCTTAATTCTTGATGTTCATTCGAGCTCTTTCGTTTGTGATGTTGTACAAAAGCTTTTCATAATAacacaaaggatccttggttgtaCTTCAAGTGTGTACCACCGTGGCATGATAGTGCTAATGGTTTATTTTggtaaccctaaccctcatgccatgaagATGTATAATTGTTTGTTTCCTTTTTAattttgcaaggtacggatttgaggtcgaatctttttcaagaaggggaggataatacgagtacgatcacgtagatggacttatgagggcaTACGTTAGACCCAAGGCTTGGTGTGTACAATAAAGTGCAAAagagcacctaaatggacaccaaaacagtccactacatacactaaAAGGGCCAAATCAGTTCACTACATACACTAAAGGGGTGCCCCTTCACTAGGggtccttttggtcattttacctattatttgtaatacactataaatagaataatataagGTTTCATTAGgggattttgatgaatattatgagTTTATAACACTTGAAACATTTCCTCTCTAAGTAGAGAAGACCATCAAcccgaaattgtaactagggaaatcaacttgagtgtgaaatcgctcgtgttggattcaagcttggaaacgttggatgcttgggagatcggggtcactcttgtgccaacATAAAAGTTAGGTATTTGATGTATGTgatgttaagggtccaagagtggaataggctcttgggttcttaagattataccttcactttgtctatctatctatctttacgtaCATTTCTTGGactctttgttgttgttctattcaAAACCGTGTGTTGTTTTTTCCATtgtgttattgttcatcttgttcttcatcttgttatcTTGATACTCTTTTTGTTAGTTTGTGGTGgcagttttggtgtcaaatacaccattgttatctcgtattattattgttgtagtGAATCGGAGAGTGGTTTCCAAAAAGGTcttcggatccttaagattagtggactgtttgtGCACTTTCTTGAtgtttgcggactgttttgttCTTTTGGAGGGCCAATTACACAAGGTGAAACcgtgaatttgtggtcaaattcctctcaagatggagaggatgatacgagtacgatcccgatcatggacactttttgagtattttgaagaccaTCTAAAGAGTGCACAAGTCTAAGTGTGAAGGAGGCCCAAAATCGTCCCAAGCACACTCCATGGGCAGTTTTTGGAGCCTTTTTCATTAAAAGGTCTTTTagtcttttgtcttttattttgtaatgtaatataaattgaacattgtagggttttagttggtagtttttatgaatgttgaagaaagaacactcctcttagagagagagagtccaTAATCGAAACTAGGGCATatcataagggtggattctcttgtatGTTGTATTTTgcttgatacattggtgcttgggtggtggacgcctctcttgtgtcaattgtaagagttaggtgtttgttgtgtgaaatgttaaaggtccaagagtggaatatgctcttgggttgttaagactatatcaacacttgtctaactatctatcttgtatcttattttagtttcggcttcttgtgttgttaatgtaacccgtttgttcttgttgctattgtaatattgtggagcttcatcttgtgttgctaaaaTTGTTGTTGGCTGACTGTTTTGGTTTATcaacaccttgtatcctcttctttcttgttctagatagtgaatctgAGAGACGTCCtcatttggtccacgatttgttgtgatttgtggactattttcgGGTGTGATTTTGTGTTCCCTTGTTTGTTCTGTATCAGTGAAGGACAAGATGCGATAAGTGAGGCTGAGATGAtttaggcatgtgatgaggaagggCACAGATGCCCTAGTTCGTAGGTGAGAGAGGTTAGCATTGGACGGTTTTAGGAGGAGTaaaggtaggccaaagaaatactggagggaggtgattagacgtgaAATGGAGCAGTTACatcttactgaggacatgaccctagatatgAAGGTATGGAGGTCGCAGATTAGGTTAGAAAGCTAGTGTCTATGGGTGAGTCGTAGCAAGTAGTTAAGAGAGCTTTGGTGTAGCTAATCCTAGGACTATGTCCATAGGTAGGAGCTGCTGattaggagagtttgggtgtgatGAGTGTCTTTGATTTGTGAGTGTATGGTATTACTATATGGGTgacttatttcttatttctgttattccaTCCATCTCGTCATGTTTCATTGCGACtttatttactattctttgtcaTGAGCCGGAagtttatcggaaacaacctctctacttcttcggaggtatcggtatggactgtgtatattttaccctccacagaccccactttatgggaatacactgggtttgttgttattattgttgtgtaTTAATTTATGTGTCTAGCATGATGAATTTAGGATTTAAGTTTTATTGTTTTAATCTTTactttaaggggtcgtttggtgtgagctATAAGGCATAAGTAGTCAcgggataaaataaaagattattttatcccatgtttggttggaggtattagttaataccgggataacttatcccaccatttacatcATAGTGATGGGGTAAGTTATTCCATAtgaatgatgggataagttatcccgggttATTCCGGAATATCTAATTTCGGAATTAATCATCCCGGGATAACTATTTTCCAATCAAACAACCCCTAAGGTTTTTAGTATACTGAACTCActgcatttttatttttccaaattatgaattcataCCTCCTATTTATTACTTACGACTTTTATGaatatttatacataaatttatattctcaatcaaaaatataatatttaaatgaaCTCGATATTAATAGGCTACGTCCGCCCTACGTTGTCCTAGTATTGCCAAAATTCTGAAAGGCATGTGTATGGTTGACGCACTCATTATATATTTCTACGATCTATACGAAGATGACATAATTATCAGGGGTTACTCTACTTATGACTTGTCACTTTCAGTTTATTGTCATAGAAAATGACACATTATTTTAGTGAGATAAAGTAATTAAatggaaaataaattataattaaaggagaaggaaattaaaattaaaaaaactacaaaatttCTCTTTATCAAACTTAGGTGCTTTGCCTTGACTCTTTGAAGCAAACACTAACACAAAATTAGTGGTATCATATGTATGAGTTAAATTGAATTTAggtgaatcaaaataaattgaactaAAAAATTATATGGATTGATCTATAAAAGTCAATCATAAGTCAATGCAGGTCTTACCAAGggttaattctttatttattttttataactatttaagttcctaattaaaaaattctttgttatgattatatataatatttttttaaagaaaagatattttttaaaaaatattttagcaaGTCCTCGTAATGATCAATTTGAACTATATCGATCCATTTCATAAATAGACTGAAGTTGATGAGTCATAGTGCTTTAAGCCAATATAAATAGATTAATAATTTGCCCAAACTTAAATAAATTAAACGAATCATATTTTCGCAGCACTTTTAATCATACAAACAATCGACATACTTGAAGACAAGCAAAGAGCTTTTAGCAAAAGCCCAAAACATGATTTGATGAGCATTTAAGCATATGAATTGGCATTACCTTCAAAACAATTAATTGGAAAAGATATATAAATGTGTTCAAGTGTAAGGCCATATAAACAAGTAATTACAATtaaatatcattatcatatcatatcaataaGATGAGATTTCTCATCTTGCTGCTGGAAAATTAGACTCTTAATTTGTAAGGCTAAAAATCTTAATAACAAGTAAGTATTTTCACACTCTCATTTTATACAATATAGTTAATATCACTACTATTTTGGAAGTCAAATATCTCTAGTTGCTTTTCAAAAATGTTAAAGATATTCTTAACGATTCTAATCCTGATATTATATGATTAAACACATTTAACgtttaattcatcaaaatatgtgTTTATATTATATCCCtctatatagaaaatatataatactTGAGACTATTTGTTGAAATGTATTCCCCTCAAATATAAAGTACCATTTCAAACTTTACATAAAATCTGGATTAATTAATTGCTGTGATGATTAACAAACAATAATTCACAAAACTTGTGAAAAGTTGTAGGAAAAAGaataatcaaaaatgtaatttcaaataattgaaGATTAAATATACTTAACCAGTTATTACAAGAACTAAGTCAGAATCTAGTAGTAATATTTAAGTAACTAAAAACTCAACTTGCCCTATTCTTCGGTATAATGTCTTTATGATTTAACACATGTTATTGTttctaaatatgtaaattttactttaaaagattgaaaattatttttgagttcGTACAAAGACTTAGATATTGGCTAAGATAAGACTAAAAATTTACATAGATCatcctttttaaactttatttgtGAGATTATACTTATATATTGTTGCCGTATTCCAAATTTGTGGCATTTTTGGGGAATGGATAGACTATCTATCGAAAATCTGATTGCTTAGAGGCAACCACTAATTAGGAATATTTAGGATTAGATAAGTCTTAATTATAGTTCATTGAATAGAGATAGAACTTATAAAGATGTTAGGATAAATAGATAGAATTAGGGTAGGTTATCTTTTTGTTTGTTTATAATCAGATACAGCCATACTtgcatttgtttatttttaattataaatcttCTCTCTTATTCAATGAGTTAAAGTTAAGTCTTATCTAACACTAATTAGTGGCTACttgcaataatttattttttggccTAAACACACGTTTTCTTTGCTACTAACACTTTACGTCAGAAGAAAATATAACATACTCTCTCCGTTTTAGAGAAAATGATCTAATTTGATTTGACACgtagtttaaaaaaatatatattttttttaaattttatggtcctaaattaaaattatgtcaaatgtatcaaaatgtcatttaatcttGTAATCTTAAACATGTCAagtagaaagttgaaattaaagtattgccaaaaaattttaattttttttttttttttaaatagattaaaaagaaaagtaggatgaatttttttttattaaaacaaaGAGAGTATCTGAGATTATGCTGAAATATTGGTAGGGTAGTTTGCGACTGCATGCCACATGCATATTTATCCTGTCTCAAATTATTTTAGTAGGTTAGATGTGAACTTTTCTGGTTCCATTCAATCCTTGGAATCTAATAATTTGAAATTCGATTAATTTAAATTCGTACCGAAGGAGGGGAGGAGGTCATAAATACGTTTCATCAAAGATAATTTCATTTTGgataaaaagatataaataacATTTTGGATGAAATATAGACATGAAAAATGGTCATTGAATTTTAATATCATTTTCTAGCAATTTGTTGAGAGCTTTATGTAATATTGATACAAATTTGATATATCTCTTATACAGATATGTATTCTATGCAATAAAGATACAATTTTTATATGCATTTTACAacaatacaacatatatatatatatatatatattatacaacaAAGATACAAATTTTATGCACATCATATTAAgaaatacatattctatataacaatgatacaatttttattcataaatttgcTGCTTTATTTTTGTTACGaactgtatcaatatggtatatgaCTTATATCAATGTGGTATAGGAACCGTATGTAAACTACCTAAGCTAAAATGaccataatataaaatttatttgagcCGATTGATCATGAATATCCAATAGCTCAAACATGGTTCAATTGTTTTGAAAAAGACCAGCACATCTACTTTTCCCGTTCATCATTTTAGGGCACGAAATGAACCACAACTTGATCTGCGGATGAAGTAGCTTTTGTTATTTAACAGAATCTATGAAAGATCACGTATTATTgaatcaatccaaaataatataagcTCTACATGTGCATTGTGCCACTTGCTGTGGCAAACAGATAAGTCAATTAAGTTCATTTCATCAATCATACATTAGAAATTgactattttttaaaacttagatCCATGCATTACTTCattgaaagtgagtgattttACATCGATTCTTTTTTCTGCATCCCTGAAACTAAGGAGCTGTTTGGCCATATAAGTACTTTATTTGTGGAATAGCTTTCACTTCATTTAAAAATCAGTGTGTAATCATGAAAATTCCAAATTCAATTTgatgttatattttaaatttggAACATAGCCTAAAAACTGTTTACTTTTTGCACTTTTGAAGTTGTTTTAAATACATTCAAGCTAGAAAGTTATTCcaaatattcttcattttcaGCTCCAACCCCCATAAATTCCAAATAAAGAGAAAGCATTTGAAATCTATGCTCAAACGCTTACTgcagaaacagtctctctacttcatctaaaGTAGTAATGTGGATTTcgtacattttacccttctcagaccctactttgtgggaatatactgactgtgttgttgttgttgtacttttaACAAACATTTATTTAGAGAAGTTCACTATAAAGGACTGCCTCACAAGTCCAAGAGCCTAATTCTAAGGAATTCAAAGTTGACAACCACACTGAAAGCTTGCACCCCTACCCCACACACATAGGCTTTACCCAAATAGCCAGCAAGATGTACGTTAAAGCTTTTTTCTAGCCATTATACATGAATTATACGTATATTATACATCCATAGACGATTTTTAGTTTAAGCAGTTGGGCTATGGGTGTATACCAGTGCACATGTATATATGCAtgaaagggaaaaagaagaaaaaacaaagagCATAACATAATAAATTAGAGAACTTCATAAGAACCTTCACCTTTTAATGTCAAACTATCTTGTTGGTGAAAAAGCTATTGATGCATGAATTGAAGTCTTCCAAGAAGCTACTACATATTTACATGATCAATGGTCAGGAGGAGTTAGTTTatcatcatcactttcatcacAATCGCCATACACAACCGAGATGTAGTGGCCCAGATCTTTTGGTGTTAAGCCTGGAAACCGATGTAAACTGCTAGGCCGCGGGTCAATTTGGACAAATGGCCATCTCATACTTTCTGCTGCGTTACATTCTTCCCATCCATCTCCAATAACACAAAACTGCACGTTTGGCCCACTGAACCGCTCCTTTATCCATGAGAAGCATTGGAGCTTGCCCACTTCCCATGAGCTGTAAACTAAAATCATGACAGAGATGTTAGAGAATGCTCCTGGGAGTTGCAGGTTGCATTATTATACGTTGACAAACATGAGAAAGGAAGAATGTTAACTATCGCAGGACCTAGATCCATGGCTGTGCCAGGATATGCACGAGCTTAGGCATAATTGATTTGAAACATACATGTATCCAGTTCCTAAACTCAGGGATAATGAAGCTCTCCCTCCGACCCTTATTCCTAAAGGGAGATTGCCAATTACTAAACATAAAAATATGAGCTGGAGACATCAGTGATATTTCCAAAATTCATTCAACCACGGTTTGTAACTTTGCTGGTGAAAggttaaatataattagaaactAGGACAGTCAGAAAGGTTAGATATCAGAATGACGAAAGAACTAACCGTTTTCGCTAGGGAATAAATCATCCAGGCGAAAGAGCAAGCATTTAACTAAGCTGGGTATCAACGATCCGGAAGTCACCAAGATATTCACACGCTGGAATATAGTATCTCCTGCATCATTGGTAGAAACAGTAGAGGTGGCCAAATCTCGATTCCCAACTGCACACTGCTCCAAGCAAGTCCTAGCTGCATTGGAAGGAGAACGAGAGAATTTAAACGAGCAAATCAAGTACATCTTATGCAAAAAAGCATCATCATGTATCTGTAGAGAACACAGAATTGAAGAAAAACACCTTCAAAAAGTGTAAACACAAAAACAACTGTAGAAAGTAACTGGAATTAACATCCAAGCTTTAAAAGTAAAAACTAGTTGAATTAGAAAAACTAAAGGCCTCAGAGAAAAATATCTTATTTCCAACTTGTATCTATCAATGGTGGTTCCAAATATGCGTCCATATCCAAAGTTATCAAgatatgaaaatgattttttttggaaTGATAAGCGGCATTTCGTTGATGACAAAACAACACCAAGTGCTGGAATATTTACAACATTAACAAAACAGTGAGCAAAAAGAAAATAGGCAAGCAGAAGGCAATAAAAGAGGCAAAAGAAAGATTTGGCTGATGTAAATGATACTGATGCACTTTGCAAAAAGATGGAAGCTGCTTTGAGAAATAAGGTAAGACGAGGaagttagtttagaattttaaTGTCATGTATTTACTTCTAAGTTGGTGACTAGCACATTTAGCGTTTCATCAACTCGTATATTTCTTGTTTGCATTTGTTTGTTACTctgatatttttatatttcttgtttGCATTTGTTTGTTACTCTAATATAAAATATCAGAATGCCCAACTGCTCTTTAATATATATCTATCCTCATCCGATCACCAATATCATCCCACCTCCTCCCACGACGTGGATGGCAAAGTAGAGAGAAATAGTAGTATAATTTACAGTTTTTGATTGCCCCAGTCtgttataaaattaaaaaataaagaaaaattatgaaaaagaaggaaaatataaatttaaagaagAGGACTCTGAAGTTCTCCAGATCGAAATAAGGCAAGTTTCGGAAATtcaagataatagaaataggttcAGATTTGTGATTTCTAGAGCACTGGGAGTATAGAATCCTTTTGACTTCTCTATCGCACATGGATAGTGATGCATGGATCTAATATTACTGAAGAAAATCTAGAAGAAATAAGACACATTTTAGATCACTTCACATAAGGGGGCAAACAGGAGAGGCAGTATCCTGGGAAGTCTCAGTTGAGTTGAGGTAGTTTATTATCTGGTCTTATTTGCTGATTTCGATGAAGGTGTAAATTAATTTCTTTGGTGCAGAGAAAAAATTTAAAGCATTCTGCGCCTATACAAACACAtgaattcaaaatacacaaacacGGCAAAAGAATATGTCCTATGCTTGTCCACATTTGCGACATTCTATCATTGCAGTTCCCAGTACACAAAATTAAAATCCATACTGCACGATGATTCACAGTGATAGAATCCAGAGTAACCTACCTGCTGAGAACCACAAATCAGTATAACTATCAGTGACGTCATAAAGCTCGATCCACAATTTAATCATGTCTTGGTCAAGAATACTATGTAACCCCTACAACAAATGGTAAATGAAGGTTGTTATAGTAACGTTATGTTATACTTGAACGCAAATTACTCAAAATATTCAAACATAAGCACCACGTCTAAGAACAAAGTTAGGCCCGTAGTTTTGAATAACTAAAACAAGAAGCTGTGACTATATATTTTCCTTTGGTTGAGAAGGGAGACTGTCGAACATAGGGGAAGGCCCTAAGCACTTTATTTCGTGATCAATACACCAAATCTGGCCGAATGTGTAGTTAATGGCCCCAGCAAAAATAGAGATCATATACAGCCTTCAGTACTAAGATCTATAAAGTTTTTGTTATGGTCTAACGTTAACTAGAGGAAAATGCCATGTCTTTTTAGAACAACCAGTCGGTCAGTAGAACGAGAATATTTGATTTGAGAAGGAGAGAAAATTGTTCCCCTATTTGGTCAAGTTGAGTTGCTATTTTGTAGATTACCTGCATATCCCTTCGGTAATGGAAATAAATGGTCCATACGATCTAGATGCATAACTTTCTTGAATGTGATTTTTACACATCAAAATCACGAGTATTCTTGTTTTAGCCAAAACCAGGAACAATCCAAGTTAGAAATTCAGACACGCTATTTATCACGTCTTTTTTTTACAAGTAACCATGCTATTTATCATGGTATCCTAGTTATGAAACAAACATAGAATGTCAGAGAAACTAGAGAACCACATCAACTAAACTTATCGAGTAGGTTTCATCAGAGTTGGACAACAATGATTTTCACTACAAAGTACTGAATGGAGTAGATTTTTCACTCTTAACACACGCTGGCACCATTCGGCAGCCTCCTGTCATTACTCAGGCCACAAAGGCATTTAGATGCACCACAGAAACCTTTAATCAGATAACTTTTTAGCCTATCAAGAACATTCCAGCTTTAGGCAATCTTCTCAGTTAGGAAGTTACTTAAACGGGTTatctaaatgataaaataacttATTTCACAAATAACCTAAGTAAGAGCAACGAACCAGTTCATCCATAGAAATTTCAACTAAAAACCTATCTATTTGTCATAAGCGATACAGAAAATGGACTattataaaa is a genomic window containing:
- the LOC107873388 gene encoding eyes absent homolog, which translates into the protein MDRKMNVYIWDMDETLILLKSLINGTYAEAFNGSKNVHSGVEIGTMWENHILKICDDHFFYKQVENCNMPYLDVMKQYDDGRDLTDYDFNKDGFGPPNDDLNKKRLAYRHRVVAQKYKKGLHSILDQDMIKLWIELYDVTDSYTDLWFSAARTCLEQCAVGNRDLATSTVSTNDAGDTIFQRVNILVTSGSLIPSLVKCLLFRLDDLFPSENVYSSWEVGKLQCFSWIKERFSGPNVQFCVIGDGWEECNAAESMRWPFVQIDPRPSSLHRFPGLTPKDLGHYISVVYGDCDESDDDKLTPPDH